Proteins encoded together in one Vitis vinifera cultivar Pinot Noir 40024 chromosome 4, ASM3070453v1 window:
- the TM6 gene encoding agamous-like MADS-box protein TM6 has protein sequence MGRGKIEIKRIENPTNRQVTYSKRRNGIFKKAQELTVLCDAKVSLIMFSNTGKFHEYTSPTITTKKVYDQYQKTLGIDLWSSHYERMQENLRKLKEINNKLRREIRQRMGEDLGDLSIEDLRGLEQKMDASLGLVRERKYHVIKTQTETYRKKVRNLEEQHGNLLLNFEAKCDDPHYGLVENDGDYESAVAFANGASNLYAFRLHQAHPNLHHDGGYGSHDLRLA, from the exons ATGGGTCGTGGGAAGATTGAGATCAAGAGGATAGAGAACCCCACCAACAGGCAGGTCACCTACTCCAAGCGACGAAATGGAATTTTCAAGAAAGCCCAGGAGCTCACCGTTCTTTGTGATGCTAAGGTTTCACTCATCATGTTCTCCAATACTGGAAAATTCCACGAATATACCAGTCCTACTATAAC GACGAAAAAGGTCTACGATCAGTATCAGAAGACTTTAGGGATTGATCTTTGGAGCTCTCACTACGAG CGAATGCAAGAAAACTTGCGAAAACTGAAAGAGATCAACAACAAATTAAGGAGAGAGATCAg GCAAAGAATGGGTGAAGATTTGGGCGATCTGAGCATTGAGGACCTGCGCGGCCTTGAGCAGAAGATGGACGCTTCTTTAGGATTAGTACGCGAACGGAAG TACCACGTGATCAAAACTCAGACCGAGACCTACAGGAAAAAG GTCAGGAACTTGGAAGAACAACACGGAAATCTCCTTCTCAACTTT GAGGCAAAATGCGATGATCCACATTACGGATTAGTGGAAAATGATGGAGATTATGAATCAGCGGTGGCATTCGCAAACGGGGCTTCCAACCTCTATGCCTTTCGCCTGCATCAGGCCCACCCTAATCTTCACCATGATGGGGGATATGGATCACATGATCTGCGCCTTGCTTGA